The genomic stretch TACTGAACCACTCTCATGCCCTTGTCATGTATGCCCTCTGTGGTTTCACATGCCATGTACGCCAAGTCCAAATTCAGGCACAGGAACAACATTTTTCTAGCCCTGTGAATTTGTAGGTATCCCATAGCAAAACTGAAAGGACAAGTTTTATCACCTAGGATGGGGCAGGAAGGGAAACTAGCTCAATCCTTCCCTGCCAGCCTGGCTCTGAGTATCCGGCCTGACTTCTCAGGCCTCATTTCATCTGTAAAAAGGGTCATCTTTCCTTGCAGATTCCAACAACACATTTCACTGGCCCTGAACCATGCACCAGAAGTGACATCATCCAAATGTCTGTCTGGTTTGCCTCCACCAAATCTGATCACGTGTGCCTCCTTTTCTGACTTCTGCCCCAGCCTTCAGAGTCATCTACTACTCTGGGTTCCCATTCCCTAGGCACAGTGGCCTAGTTCCTTAGGACATACTTGtaggctttttcttttaaagacggGCTCTCACTACATAGACTAGGCTagctggcctcaaaactcagTGATCTGTCCTGCCTGTAACCAGaaggctaggattaaaggtgtgatccATCAAGACCAGCTTACTTGTGATAAAAGGTTTCACCCAGTAGGCTGGGCTGTCCTCTAACTCAGAATCGTCATTCCCACTTCTGAACCACCATTGGCTCAACCTCGGGCCTTTGCAACACTTGCTTCCtctactgggaactcatgcttTGAGATTTTTCCAGTAAAAATATCTGGTTGTATAGGGATTTGCTTATATGTCACAAGGGCTAGCAAACTGATGTGTCCTCCAGTATGCACTTTTAGTGGTGGTTTGTCTTCCTGAGGATTCCTGGTCATCATCTAAatcttttgtctgttttgttccCTGTTGTATGGATCCTTAGGTCCTTGCACAGAGTAACTCAGTAAAGATACATAGTTGAGGCTGGGACTGGTACAGGCCTGCAATATCAGATATTTGGAAGGTAAGACAGATGAATTCTAGATTCGAGGCCAGAATTCTGGGTTCTAGCTAATTGAGCCCTTGTTAAGAAGAATAAAAGGAGGCAGGCTACTGATCGATCCAGCAGTGgttaaggaagaggaaaaggaaaaacattaaaACTGCAGTTGAGTGACTACAAGAATTTACCTAGTAGTCTGTTTTGCAGCAAAGTTAACATGTATGTTTAACCCCGCCATAAGGGCTCCGCATGCCTCCAATGGAGGATTCATGGTTTCCGGGCCCTGGGGTACCTGCCTCAGCACACCCACCTGGCTTGACGCCTTGCCTCCGCGGCCTGCTGCTGCACGCGCAGCGACTCTTGCATGGTCGCTAAGCTTGGGTACCATTCTCGCTCCTCGGCCTCCAACTCGCACAGCTGCTCTGAGGAAGGCCACAGGGAGGCGGGGGGCACCCCGGAGATGGCGCCGTGCCGCCCGAACTGCTTGGCCGCATAACGCGGCGTTAGCTGCCATCGCGGGGTCATCAGGTTCTCCCGATCTGGCCAGTGGGGCGCGGGGCGGCGGCGCGGGGGCGGAGGCGCATGGTAGCTGCGGGACCTGGGACCCAGAGTCACAGTGAGCCTCAGGAGGTAGCGGCTCCGCGTCGCGGGTGCCGCCATCTTGGCTGTGGGTCCTCGCGGCAGCGGGGCTGGCTACGGCGCTGCCTGCGTGGCGGAAACCCCGGGGCCCTCAGGCCGGGGAACCAAGGAACTCCACAGCGGTGCATACAGAGTAGGTGGACAGTCATTGCAGGAGGTAGTTGTTAAGATAATACTTGTAAGGCTGGTGGCTCAtctctttaatcctagcactcaggaggccgaggcaggaggatctctatgagttccaggactacatgtatcaaaaaaaaaaaaaaaaaaaaaaaaaaggaaaggagagagaaagaaaaacggATTTCTACAATTTACTTATTAGGGTAGGGGAGTGTTGAGCTGTTGGTGatcaagtggaggtcagaagacaacttgggaaagtcggttctcttcttccaccaagCGGGTTATGGGAATGGAATTGCAATCATCTTGcctggtggcaaatgcctttaccctgAGTCTTCTTTCCGGCCATCATTTGGGATTTGGAGACAGGATATCATCCTGTAGCCAGGTCAGCCTGGAACTTCTTGGCATAGCTCAGGATGGCATCGATTTCTAAGTCAGTTTTGCCTGTGCTAGGTTGACCGGTTTAAAATGAGCCTGtttaaaataagacttaaaaTCGGCCTGCTTTggctgggcggtggtggtgcatgcctttgatatCATCGCTTGGAggtagaaacaggcagatctttgtgagttcaaggccagcctggtctacagagtgaattccagaacagccagggttgttaaacagagaaaaaacaaccaccatgaaaaaaagaaaagaaaaaactggtATTATTTAAATAACTATTtaacattttgatttttaattttgaaatattaatccTTTAAATATATCTGtttaactttatattttatttcccttcacatttgtgcttttaaatttctctaataaaatatttctactttAATATTTAGGCTTCtgttgccgtgtgtgtgtgtgtgtgtgtgtgtgtgtgtgtgtgcacgcgcgcacaccaCACATGTCTGAGTGCCATTGGAGTCCAAAGGAGTCCTCTCAAACTAGCGTTATAAGGAATTGTTGAGGGACTTGAATACAAGAAACCAAATTCAAGTCTTCTGGAAGACAGAAAGTATTTTAAActtttgagccatttctccagctccatggATTCTAACTTTTTTTGTATCTTttgagtcttgctatgtagtgctgactggcctggaactcactgtggactaggctggcctccaactcacagagtgctgcctgcctctgcctgcctccacctccccagcgcTGAAATTAAAGATCCGAGACCACCATGTCCAGTTTGCCTTATATCTTATAACATTTACGATCCACTTTATGGATTTGATTATGTGACTCAGTTGACAGTCTGCTTGCCTGGTAAGCCCAGAGTCCTGGGTTTTATCCCCCGCACTGCACGAGCTAAACAGagtagtgcatacctataatccTGACACTGGAGAGGCGGAGGCAGGGGGACCAGAGACGCATGGGggcaccttcaatcccagccatcaggaggaagaggtagaggatCTCTATGAGGTGGAAGCTAACCTGCTCTACACAGCTAGGACAGCCGGTGTGCTACAAGggaaccctgtctcaaccaaaactaggtgggtgggtgggtgggtggatagatatCAAGGGAACGTGGATCCCCTGGGCTGCATAGCTCTGTATTTTCCACTTTTCCCTTCCATTTTGCTAAGACAGTCTCTTACGTACTCAGAGCCTAGCATGagctccccttcctgcctctgtctctcagttgCTACTGTTACAGACAGGCTTCACTGCAGTCAGCAAGaccttcctgaggacccaggttctttGTTGTGTTGCTTTTTGGATTTTGAGGTAGCCTCATACATCTCAGATTGGTTTCATGTTTGCTCTGTATCCAGGCTGGCCATCCCGCCTTTACCTTACAAGTCTTGGAATAGAACCATGAATACCATGCAcgttttagattttatttttttacatttttaaaaatatttattcatttattatatataagtacactgtagatgatttcagacacaccagaagaaggcatcagatcccattacagatggttgtgagccaccatgtggttgctgggatttgaactcaggacctctggaagagcaatcagtgctcttaaccactgagccatctctccagccctagattctATTTTAAACACTTTGCATGATTTCACTCTTTTAAATTTGGGTCTAGAAATACTTAAGAcaatctgtgtgtttgtgtgactgtgtACCGCGTGTTCAGGTATCATCTGAGCCCAAGAAGAGAGTGCCCAgtctctctggaactggagtcataggtGGCTGTGGTCTGCTTGatggtgctgggagctgaactcagatcttctggaaaAGCCAGGGCACTCTTAACTACTTCTTAAGCTTTGTTGTACGCGTGGGATTGAGTCAGTTGTCACCAGGAAACCTTTTCCAAGTTGTGCTGTCCTTAAATATGCCTGAAATAAACTGTCCAGTGTCAGCCTCTTGAAATTTGAGCCAACATTGGCTGGCGAGTCCTGTTGAACCAAACTTTGTTTTTGCCTCGCCCTGGTGTTTACAGGGATcctcacatgtatgtgtgagcctgtgtgggtTTGGATGTGTATGAGTGCCCTTAGAGGATAAAAGAGAGCATTGAgttcctgaagctggagtttcaGGATCACTAGCACCACAGAAACTGAGCATGGTGGCTTGGACCTGGAATCCAAGCAGTCAGGAGGTAGACAGGAAGATAAGTCCAAGTTACgaagatggtggtgatggtgatggatgCAGGCTTCTAATCCCAGtcctccggaggcagaggcaggtggagctctgtgagtttgaggccagcctgctctacagagctagttcccggatagccaaggctacccaAACCCTCTCtcaagacagaggagagaggggggaaggggagggttggggagggagggagggagggaaggagggagggagagaagggtgggagggagggagggagaggatctGTATATGTGGACACTAGTGACACCAGTGTTATCTGTCATTGCCTAGTGCAGCCCCTAATAATGCATCCTAGACAGTAGCTAGAACCAGTCTAACGTACATTGATGGGTCGTTGGCAGACGCAGCAGCATCCAGAGTATTAACAGTAGGGCTTACTtgtgtcagagttttgatttcttGATTTGGGGAGTGGGCTTGTGTGCacagggtcagaagagggtgtcagattccctgggactgctgtgagccatcgtgtgggtgctgggaagagaactccattcctctggaagagcagccagtgctcctaaccgtcTATACGTCTATACGGCCCCAATCCGTTAGTGCTACATTTAAAAAGAAGCTtattggtgcacacctttaatcccagcactagggaggcagaggcaagcagatctatttttaagtttgaagccagccaaaGCTATGTAGTGAAAGCCTGTgtcatcaaaacaacaacaaaaatagggtttcatgtagcccatgctgaccAAGAAAGCCAAAATTGACCTTGAATgtctggtccttctgcctccaactcccaaatgctctgattttttttttttttggttcttttttttttcggagctggggaccgaacccagggccttgcacttcctaggcaagcactctaccactgagctaaatccccaacccctgatttttgCCCCCAAACTcagttctcctgttttctttatttctgggtCAGGATGGAAGGCAGGGCCTTAAACATGCTAGGTACATATTCTACcactggggggctggagagatggctcagtggttaagagcactgtctgctcttccagaggtcctgagttcaaatcccagcaaccatatggtggttcacaaccatctataatgagatccgatgccctattctggtgtgtctgaagacagctacagtgtacttatatataataaataaataaataaattaaaaaaattctaccACTGATCTAGACTGTcaaaccttctctctctctctctctctctctctctctctctctctctgtattgatTGGATTtgtctgtatgcatatatgttcATACCTGAGCATAAGGAGctcagaggtcaactttgggtgtcattcctcaggcaccATCCACATCATTTTTTGGAGATGGGGGTCTTTAATTGACCTGGAGCTCATTAAGTCAGCTCGGCTGGCAGGTGAGCCCCAGGagccttctgtctcagcctccccagttTTAGGGTTACAAGCATGAACTCTGTAATAGAAGccaagtgcccttaacctctaAGTCAGCTCTCCAGTcttttgtttatgtatgtgcagtTGTTTGTGGGgttatatgtgttcatgtatgtggagACCATGCATCAGTCTTTTTGTGTAAGTGTCCCTATGGGCCAGatcttttaaaataacaacaacaataataagtataataataataatgacattagtattattagtattattttattatttcagggtgttttgagacaggtttctctgtgtagccctagctgtcctagaactcattatgtagacaaagctggccttgaactttgagaTCTACCTGTGTTTCCAGAGGCTTGGGACTAAAGGCATTCACTACTACTGCCTGGcttagattattatttttttagactTACTTTATATGTACAAgtgctttgcctgtatgtgtgtatatatggtatatatgtggCCCATGTTTGTGCCTGAGAAGGCTGTGGGACACCTTGGGTGGAGCTAGGGATGGttcagagccaccatgtgggtgctggagactgaaccctggttctctgcaagaccagccagtgctcttctgTGTCATAGCTCTAGCTCCCTTcgtcttattttgtttgtgttttggggGTAGGGGTGTCTCTCTGTAgtttgggtgtcctggaactggatatgtagcccaggctgcctgcctctgtcccgaGCACTGGAATTTAAGGCACGCACTACTACACTGTCTTCCCCCATCTTAGCTCTGAGTGGGTGTCTCGCcaaacccagagctcccagattTGTCTACACTGGCGGGCAGGAACTCCAGACTCATAACAcaagtgctttactgactgagttaCCTCCTCAGCCttcgttcgtgtgtgtgtgtgtgtgtgtgtgtctgtgtctgtgtgtctgtgcctgtatgtgtgtgtgtctgtgtgtgtgtgcctgtgtgtgtctgtgcctgtatgtgtgtgtgtctgtgtgtgtgtgtgtctgtgtgtgtgtctgtgtgtgtctctgcctgtgtgtgcctgtgtgcgtgtgcctgtgtgtgtgtgtctgtgtgtgtgtgtgtgtctgtgtgtgtgtctgtgtgtctgtgcctgtatgtgtgtgtgtgtctgtgtgtgtgtgcctgtgtgtgtgtctgtgcctgtatgtgtgtgtttgtgtctgtgtgtgtctctgcctgtgtgtatgtgtctgtgtgtgtgtcagtgcctgtatatgtgtgtgtgcctgtgtgtgtgtctgtgcctgtatgtgtgtgtgtgtatgtgtgtctgtgtctgtatgtgtgtgtgcctgtgtgtgtgtctgtgtctgtatgtgtgtctgtatgtgtgtctgtgtgtctgtgtgtgtgtgtgcctgtgtgtgtgtctgtatgtgtgtgtgtctgtgtgtgtgtctgtgtgtgtgtgtctgtgcctgtatgtgtgtgtgtgtctgtgcctgtatgtgtgtgtgtgtctgtgcctgtgtgtgtgtgtctgtgtgtgtgtctgtgcctgtgtgtgtgtctgtgtgtgtgtgtgtgtgtgtctgtgtgtgggtagacACAATCTTGAGAATTGTAGCACATGCTAACTtgtagtcttcctgcctcaactgcTAGAATGTTTCAATTACAGTCCTGCACCACAGTATCtagtaaaaaaaatcttttttccttccttcctttctctctctctctctctctctctctctctctctctctttctttctttctttctttctttttttatttctttctatctttttggGGACCAGGAGcagaatcttactatgtagctctggctgccatAGAACTGGATATATAGACCAGGTttgcctcaaacccacagagatccatcaGCCGGTGCctctgagcgctgggattaaaggtgtctgcaGCCATGCTCAGCAAATACatgatttttaaatggaaaagaaaaagtttcctTTGAATTCTTTCTGCAGTCATATGCCAGGAAATAAACTAATAGTAATTCTGCCAGGGTGACACAGGACAAAAATAAAGATGGGCTGCAGACATAGCTCACTGGTTAAGAATATGTGGTGTTCTtccgagttcagtccccagcacccatgcagaAAGTCTTATTACCACATGTAACTTCAGCTCTGGGGGCACAATGACCTTTTCTGACCTTCTGAGGGtacctgcatacatgtggtggaaacatgcaaattaataaaataaatccttaaggATTGTTTTACAACTTGAATCTCAGGCTTTCATTGTTGTCGGAGGCCTGTACCTGAGCAGTACCTGGGCATATTCAGGGATGTTTATGTTAAATGTCAGCTGTATACCACAGAACCCTGAGAACTTCAAATGCATGTCTATAAACCTGCTCTTCTATAAgattcaaatattttttattttattctttttttttttgttttgtttttgagacaaggaagccctggcttccctggaaccagactggcctcgaactcaagagatctgcctgcctctgcctctcaattaCTGCTCAGCTTGTAAAAGTCAAATATAAGAGCTATGCCTATGAATGTAGGTTGATTATCGCATTTTTGTCTTAACATCCTGTAAAATGTGAgtgtacactttttaaaaagagctgtGGCCATTTTGAAATAGCTTGACCTTTGACACCAGCAATGGGGAAACGATGAAGTCACCACCTGAGCCAGAATAAAACTGAgtgtacggggttggggatttagctcagtggtagagcacttgcctagcaagcacaaggccctgggttcggtccccagctccgaaaaatagaaaaaaaaataactgaatgtacttcatgtctctgtgtgtttgctcTTCTGGTGCATCGTCCTGATCAGGagtaaattttcttttgtccagacacttcaaaagaaaaaaaaaagggtttgaCCTTGGAGGAACGAATTAGAGGTGGTTGTACATACCTGTAACCTCAGGACTAGGGAGTCAGAGGtcttgaggctaacctggtccaTACAGTGAGTTCTGTGCCAGACAGAGCTACAAAGTTAGACCACctcaaaatgaataaatcaattaaaattaaaatggaaaatatgCATTGTATGAAGTAAAAATgcctgtcttttttgttttttgggttttttttaaaagattaattcatttattatatataagtacactgtagctgtcttcagacacaccagaagagggcaccagatttctttacagatggttgtgagccaccatgtggttgctaggaattgaactcaggaactctggaagagcagtcgggactcttaaccactgagccatctctccagcccctgttttgttttgttttgttttgttttgttttgttttgttttgttttgttttgttttgtttttgagggagggtttatctgtgtaacagccctgactgtcctgggattccctctgtagaacaggctggcatctaactcacagagatccaccctgcctctgcttcctaagtgctgggctaaaggggtgtgccaccaccaccttaaaaatatttacttcttGTGTGTGTCcacaaacatgcatgtgtacatgttccAACCAAAGAGAACGTGGCAATTCTGTCCCTCTTCTCACGGTGTGTGAACTGGGCACTgacctcaggttgtcaggcttaatGGCATCTCTGATCCCCCTGAGCCATCAATGGGGCATTCCCCAGGGTGACAGTGTGTTAGGGTTGTTTCCACCCTTTTGTCTTCACTTAGTTGAGTGCCCGCTCACAGGAAAATCAAGGGGTGGGACCAGCCAAGCCCGACGACTGGAGTTTGATCTGCAGAA from Rattus norvegicus strain BN/NHsdMcwi chromosome 19, GRCr8, whole genome shotgun sequence encodes the following:
- the Gadd45gip1 gene encoding large ribosomal subunit protein mL64; the protein is MAAPATRSRYLLRLTVTLGPRSRSYHAPPPPRRRPAPHWPDRENLMTPRWQLTPRYAAKQFGRHGAISGVPPASLWPSSEQLCELEAEEREWYPSLATMQESLRVQQQAAEARRQAREQHIAECMAKMPQMIENWRKQKRERWEKIQADKERRARLQAEAQEQLGYHVDPRSARFQELLQDLDKQQRKRLKEERQRQKKEARIAAMASAEGQDSAEAQDSAASGKPSS